The proteins below come from a single Drosophila miranda strain MSH22 chromosome Y unlocalized genomic scaffold, D.miranda_PacBio2.1 Contig_Y1_pilon, whole genome shotgun sequence genomic window:
- the LOC117191822 gene encoding uncharacterized protein LOC117191822 translates to MSGGQLSQRMSNISLSDGTDYVGHMDRGSSSSLASSAIVGTNTITSGISKECANYPVGSQSARPYVQLPGIHISNPPQYGPGNMQEIDAGKMAHNGKALTGRYNATPTYGFDHEQNYCLLPSPMPPPPYALARVSSTRNFEIENHTPPACPGSGPIAMTNGTIQLRLRDGVRIDMTLDKAVRVLNQRSMVAVALSRNCSNSALIHPNGRILQSGAKVEIVTYDGMKGNNFVRYAKMWYKGVSFTSEACALIYLVDTAGTRTTTDTFTDLTKDYTLAVFYESGFRLLDMGATQPYHQPPGNTRCLSFTIAYIYIMPYICVYY, encoded by the exons ATGAGTGGGGGGCAGCTGTCCCAACGCATGAGCAACATCTCGCTGTCCGACGGCACGGACTACGTGGGCCACATGGatcgcggcagcagctccagtctcGCTAGCAGCGCCATCGTTGGCACCAACACCATCACCAGCGGCATTTCCAAGGAGTGCGCCAATTACCCCGTCGGCAGTCAGTCGGCCCGTCCATACGTCCAACTGCCGGGCATACACATTTCCAACCCTCCCCAGTACGGGCCAGGGAATATGCAGGAAATAGACGCAGGCAAAATGGCGCACAACGGCAAGGCACTCACAGGGCGCTacaatgccacgcccacctatgGCTTCGACCACGAGCAGAACTACTGCCTG TTGCCGTCTCCAATGCCCCCTCCACCATACGCCTTGGCACGCGTGAGCAGCACACGCAACTTCGAGATCGAGAACCACACACCGCCGGCATGTCCCGGCTCTGGACCCATTGCCATGACTAACGGCACCATTCAGTTGCGCCTCCGCGATGGCGTGCG CATTGACATGACTCTGGACAAGGCGGTGCGCGTGCTCAATCAGCGCAGCATGGTGGCAGTTGCTCTATcacgcaactgcagcaactcggctttgatccaccccaatggacgcatcttgcagagcggcgctaaagtcgaaatagtcacctacgacggcatgaagggcaataactttgT TCGCTATGCCAAGATGTGGTACAAGGGTGTGAGCTTCACCAGCGAGGCGTGCGCTCTCATCTACCTGGTGGACACAGCCGGGACGCGCACCACAACCGACACTTTCACCGATCTGACCAAAGACTACACCCTGGCAGTGTTCTATGAGTCTGGGTTCCGATTGCTCGACATGGGCGCAACACAGCCATACCACCAACCCCCAGGGAATACTAGATGTCTTTCGTTTACCATtgcctacatatatatcatgCCGTATATATGCGTGTATTACTAG
- the LOC117191824 gene encoding uncharacterized protein LOC117191824 isoform X1 has translation MSNISLSSGTDSVGHMDRGSSSSLASSATVGTNTITSGISKDCANYPVGSQSARPYVQLPGIHISNPPQYGTGNMQEIDAGKMAHNGKALTGRYNATPTYGFDNEQNYCLNSQQLPSPMPPPPYALARVSSTRNFELENHTPPACPGSGPIAMTNGTIQLRLRDGVRIDMTLDKAVRVLNQRSMVAVALSRNCSNSALIHPNGRILQSGAKVEIVTYDGMKGNNFVRYAKMWYKGVSFTSEACALIYLVDTAGTRTTTDTFTDLTKDYTLAVFYDDSRHA, from the exons atgagcaacatctcgctgtcctccggcacggactccgtgggccacatggatcgcggcagcagctccagtctcGCTAGCAGCGCCACCGTTGGCACCAACACCATCACCAGCGGCATTTCCAAGGATTGCGCCAATTACCCCGTCGGCAGTCAGTCGGCCCGTCCATACGTCCAACTGCCGGGCATACACATTTCCAACCCTCCCCAGTACGGGACAGGGAATATGCAGGAAATAGACGCTGGCAAAATGGCGCACAACGGCAAGGCACTCACAGGGCGCTacaatgccacgcccacctatgGCTTCGACAACGAGCAGAACTACTGCCTG AATTCCCAACAGTTGCCGTCTCCAATGCCCCCTCCACCATACGCCTTGGCACGCGTGAGCAGCACACGCAACTTCGAGCTCGAGAACCACACACCGCCGGCATGTCCCGGCTCTGGACCCATTGCCATGACGAACGGCACCATCCAGTTGCGCCTCCGCGATGGCGTGCG AATTGACATGACTCTGGACAAGGCGGTGCGCGTGCTCAATCAGCGCAGCATGGTGGCAGTTGCTCTATcacgcaactgcagcaactcggctttgatccaccccaatggacgcatcttgcagagcggcgctaaagtcgaaatagtcacctacgacggcatgaagggcaataactttgT TCGCTATGCCAAGATGTGGTACAAGGGTGTGAGCTTCACCAGCGAGGCGTGCGCTCTCATCTACCTGGTGGACACAGCCGGGACGCGCACCACAACCGACACTTTCACCGATCTGACCAAGGACTACACCCTGGCAGTGTTCTATGA CGACTCGCGCCATGCCTGA
- the LOC117191824 gene encoding uncharacterized protein LOC117191824 isoform X2: MSNISLSSGTDSVGHMDRGSSSSLASSATVGTNTITSGISKDCANYPVGSQSARPYVQLPGIHISNPPQYGTGNMQEIDAGKMAHNGKALTGRYNATPTYGFDNEQNYCLLPSPMPPPPYALARVSSTRNFELENHTPPACPGSGPIAMTNGTIQLRLRDGVRIDMTLDKAVRVLNQRSMVAVALSRNCSNSALIHPNGRILQSGAKVEIVTYDGMKGNNFVRYAKMWYKGVSFTSEACALIYLVDTAGTRTTTDTFTDLTKDYTLAVFYDDSRHA; this comes from the exons atgagcaacatctcgctgtcctccggcacggactccgtgggccacatggatcgcggcagcagctccagtctcGCTAGCAGCGCCACCGTTGGCACCAACACCATCACCAGCGGCATTTCCAAGGATTGCGCCAATTACCCCGTCGGCAGTCAGTCGGCCCGTCCATACGTCCAACTGCCGGGCATACACATTTCCAACCCTCCCCAGTACGGGACAGGGAATATGCAGGAAATAGACGCTGGCAAAATGGCGCACAACGGCAAGGCACTCACAGGGCGCTacaatgccacgcccacctatgGCTTCGACAACGAGCAGAACTACTGCCTG TTGCCGTCTCCAATGCCCCCTCCACCATACGCCTTGGCACGCGTGAGCAGCACACGCAACTTCGAGCTCGAGAACCACACACCGCCGGCATGTCCCGGCTCTGGACCCATTGCCATGACGAACGGCACCATCCAGTTGCGCCTCCGCGATGGCGTGCG AATTGACATGACTCTGGACAAGGCGGTGCGCGTGCTCAATCAGCGCAGCATGGTGGCAGTTGCTCTATcacgcaactgcagcaactcggctttgatccaccccaatggacgcatcttgcagagcggcgctaaagtcgaaatagtcacctacgacggcatgaagggcaataactttgT TCGCTATGCCAAGATGTGGTACAAGGGTGTGAGCTTCACCAGCGAGGCGTGCGCTCTCATCTACCTGGTGGACACAGCCGGGACGCGCACCACAACCGACACTTTCACCGATCTGACCAAGGACTACACCCTGGCAGTGTTCTATGA CGACTCGCGCCATGCCTGA